CACCAGACGCTGCTGCTGACCACCAGACAAGCCCAGGGCCGACTCATGCAGACGGTCTTTCACTTCGTCCCACAGCGCCGCGCCTTTCAGGGCCCACTCAACCGCTTCGTCGAGCACGCGCTTCTTGTTGATGCCCTGGATACGCAGGCCGTACACGACATTTTCGTAGATGGTCTTCGGGAACGGGTTGGGTTTCTGGAACACCATGCCGACGCGACGACGCAGCTCGGCGACGTCTTCGCCCTTGCGATAGATGTTGTTGCCGTACAGGTTGATCGCGCCTTCGACGCGGCAGCCGTCAACCAGATCGTTCATCCGGTTGAAGGTGCGCAGCAGGGTCGATTTACCGCAGCCGGACGGGCCGATGAACGCGGTCACGCGCTGTTTCGGAATATTCATGCTGACATCGAACAGCGCTTGCTTCTCGCCGTAGTACAGGCTCAGGCCCGGCACTTCGATGGCAACGGTTTCCTGCGCCAGGTTCAGGCTCTGCTTGTCGCGGCCCAGGGCAGACATGTTGATGCCGTGACTGTGTGTTTCGTGCTGCATGGGTCTCACTCCGTTCGTAGCTGCAAGCTTCTAGCTGCAAGCTGCAAGTTTGAGCAAAAGCGGCTTGTAGCTTGCCGCTTGTGGCTAATGGCTTTAGCTATCCAGTGCTTTGTATTTTTCGCGCAGGTGGTTGCGGATATACACCGCCGACAGGTTCAGGGTCGCGATCACCAGCACCAGCAGCAGCGCAGTGGCGTACACCAGCGGGCGGGCCGCTTCGACGTTCGGGCTCTGGAAGCCGACGTCATAGATGTGGAAGCCCAAGTGCATGATCTTCTGGTCCAGGTGCAGGTACGGGTAGTTGCCGT
This window of the Pseudomonas fluorescens genome carries:
- the pstB gene encoding phosphate ABC transporter ATP-binding protein PstB, whose amino-acid sequence is MQHETHSHGINMSALGRDKQSLNLAQETVAIEVPGLSLYYGEKQALFDVSMNIPKQRVTAFIGPSGCGKSTLLRTFNRMNDLVDGCRVEGAINLYGNNIYRKGEDVAELRRRVGMVFQKPNPFPKTIYENVVYGLRIQGINKKRVLDEAVEWALKGAALWDEVKDRLHESALGLSGGQQQRLVIARTIAVEPEVLLLDEPCSALDPISTLKVEELIYELKSKFTIVIVTHNMQQAARVSDYTAFMYMGKLVEFGDTDTLFTNPAKKQTEDYITGRYG